Proteins encoded within one genomic window of Macrobrachium nipponense isolate FS-2020 chromosome 9, ASM1510439v2, whole genome shotgun sequence:
- the LOC135218503 gene encoding protein white-like codes for MVQTFLYSYLKTKGEYHKDYWRTEVLADTEVHQCVCQRNMAGEAISETSLEVTGEPEPITYSWNNINVFYTPPAVSKGLFQKSESLPGEINILKDVTGICRPGELLAIMGSSGAGKTTLLNVLNHRNTQALTVTGDLFVNGERVDPEALTGCSAYVQQDDMFLGSLTVREQLIFQALLRMDKFCSYDERIKRVDEVILELGLFKCQDTLIGVPGKTKSISGGEMKRLSFGCELLTNPSLLFCDEPTSGLDSFMAQNVVAVMKQMAEKGKTVITTIHQPSSEVFGMFDRLLLMAEGRVAFLGEMDEALAFFRGLNMPCPDKFNPSDFFIDQLSVEPGNETYDKVRIKGICASFAGSKRFLEIQEAAKLNQEVDEEHRRSPSWTGDKSPYKASWCSQFSAVLWRAWLEVIREPFLIRVRFFQLMAIAILVGFIYMKQNLDQIGVHNINGALFLLITNMTFQNCTAVINTFCAQKHLFLREHLNGMYRTDVYFLAKNLVEWPFFTVYSMMYTSIVYFLIGLNPDLERFFMCVLISVLTTWTAVSFGHLLSCLSSSVDMALTLMAPLLMPLMLFGGFFLNTRSTPVYLRGLKYLSWFHYGNEALVLNQWTGVTNITCSTGETCYADGEAVITRMGYDDSNIGQSLVGLACLIVGFRLLAYFFLLLKTRRSKTH; via the exons ATGGTACAGACCTTTTTATATAGCTATCTGAAGACGAAGGGCGAATATCATAAAGACTACTGGAGGACTGAAGTCTTGGCAGACACCGAGGTTCATCAG TGTGTGTGCCAACGCAACATGGCGGGAGAGGCCATTAGTGAGACATCTTTGGAGGTCACGGGTGAACCGGAGCCGATTACCTACTCGTGGAACAATATCAATGTATTCTATACTCCACCGGCCGTGTCGAAAGGACTCTTTCAGAAGTCCGAGTCTTTACCCGGAGAGATTAACATCCTGAAGGATG TGACAGGTATCTGTCGGCCCGGTGAGCTGCTCGCCATTATGGGGTCGTCAGGAGCTGGCAAGACGACGCTGCTCAATGTCCTCAACCACCGGAACACCCAGGCACTGACGGTCACCGGAGATTTGTTTGTGAACGGAGAGCGCGTCGACCCCGAAGCCTTGACGGGCTGCTCAGCATACGTCCAGCAAGACGACATGTTCTTGGGGTCGCTCACGGTTCGTGAGCAACTCATCTTTCAG GCACTTCTGAGAATGGACAAGTTCTGCTCCTACGACGAAAGGATAAAGCGAGTCGATGAAGTCATTTTAGAG CTGGGGCTGTTTAAGTGCCAAGACACGCTGATTGGCGTCCCGGGAAAAACCAAGAGTATTTCTGGAGGCGAAATGAAGCGTCTCTCTTTTGGCTGTGAG CTGCTGACGAACCCGTCGTTGCTGTTCTGCGACGAGCCCACCTCCGGCCTCGACTCCTTCATGGCGCAGAACGTGGTGGCCGTGATGAAGCAAATGGCCGAGAAGGGCAAGACGGTCATCACCACGATCCACCAGCCAAGCTCCGAAGTCTTCGGCATGTTTGACAGGCTCCTTCTGATGGCCGAAGGCCGCGTGGCCTTCCTCGGAGAGATGGATGAAGCCCTGGCCTTCTTCAGGGG ACTGAACATGCCTTGCCCCGACAAGTTCAACCCATCCGATTTCTTCATTGACCAGCTGTCCGTTGAACCCGGAAATGAAACGTACGACAAAGTCCGTATTAAGGGAATCTGCGCCTCCTTTGCTGGCAGCAAGAGGTTCCTAGAAATTCAGGAGGCGGCGAAACTGAACCAAGAAGTGGACGAG GAACATCGGCGCAGCCCAAGTTGGACAGGTGACAAATCTCCGTACAAAGCCTCCTGGTGTTCACAGTTCAGTGCTGTGCTCTGGAGAGCCTGGCTGGAAGTCATCCGAGAACCTTTCCTGATAAGAGTTCGGTTTTTCCAGTTAATG GCCATTGCTATTCTAGTTGGCTTCATCTACATGAAGCAGAACTTAGACCAAATAGGAGTTCACAACATTAACGGTGCTCTGTTTTTGCTTATAACGAATATGACATTCCAGAACTGCACCGCCGTTATAAAT ACCTTCTGCGCTCAGAAACATCTCTTCTTGCGGGAGCACCTGAACGGAATGTACAGAACTGACGTTTATTTCCTGGCGAAAAATCTCGTTGAATGGCCGTTTTTCACAGTGTATTCCATGATGTACACTTCCATCGTCTACTTCCTTATCGGCCTAAATCCAGATCTGGAGAGATTCTTCATGTGTGTTCTCATCTCTGTTCTGACCACCTGGACGGCTGTGTCTTTCG GTCACTTGCTGTCGTGCTTATCCTCCAGCGTCGACATGGCTCTCACCCTAATGGCGCCTCTCCTGATGCCCCTTATGCTCTTTGGTGGCTTTTTCCTTAATACGAG ATCGACGCCTGTCTACCTGCGTGGTCTCAAGTACCTGTCATGGTTCCACTACGGCAACGAAGCACTTGTACTGAATCAGTGGACGGGCGTCACCAACATCACCTGCAGCACCGGCGAGACTTGTTACGCCGACGGTGAAGCCGTGA TCACGCGAATGGGTTACGACGATTCGAACATCGGCCAAAGCCTGGTTGGACTCGCTTGTCTGATTGTTGGTTTCCGTTTGCTGGCGTACTTCTTCTTGCTCTTGAAGACGAGAAGAAGTAAAACTCATTAG